In Primulina huaijiensis isolate GDHJ02 chromosome 4, ASM1229523v2, whole genome shotgun sequence, a genomic segment contains:
- the LOC140974787 gene encoding protein ENHANCED PSEUDOMONAS SUSCEPTIBILITY 1-like, with product MSEIEILCSCIVKMASTTINNGNAVANSKMELTPWDLMPLLICPIQEGLLFYNPNLHDQFKKTFVDHLKASLSRTLDFFPPLAGRLKTIKNDDGTSSFFVDCDNAGAEFTHANAPGVSVSDILDPIYVPEAVYSFFTLVNISNLEGVSKPLLGVQVTELEDGFFIGCSMNHALVDGNSFWHFFNSWSEISRGFETISKIPVFERWFPGKINLPIHIPPLERRNMFSDFDSDQLLQRVFHFSKENIAKLKSRANDEAGTGKISSLQTLLAHIWRSVLRGRRNSSSINQNSENQKIHFFVPVGTRERIPLHNCYFGNASYGAIISSNEDHIFHHGLGYTAIMFHELVSQQTKEQAIKNLEDWAENPTIPSKRLSNNICVVSNSPRYDVYGNDFGWGKPIAVRSGMGLKIDGRITVFPAADPGSIDAEACLAEETLEAMANDAEFMEAVSI from the coding sequence ATGTCGGAAATCGAAATACTATGTTCATGCATTGTTAAGATGGCATCAACCACCATAAACAATGGCAATGCAGTTGCCAATTCAAAGATGGAGTTAACTCCATGGGATCTGATGCCTCTGCTAATCTGCCCGATTCAAGAAGGGTTACTCTTTTACAATCCCAACCTCCATgatcaattcaagaaaaccTTTGTTGATCACCTGAAAGCCTCACTTTCAAGAACATTAGACTTCTTCCCTCCCCTTGCGGGCCGATTAAAAACTATTAAGAACGACGATGGGACGAGCTCTTTCTTCGTAGACTGCGACAATGCTGGGGCTGAATTTACTCATGCAAACGCTCCGGGTGTGTCGGTCTCCGACATCTTGGATCCAATCTACGTACCTGAGGCTGTCTATTCGTTTTTCACACTTGTTAACATTTCCAATTTGGAAGGCGTTTCTAAGCCATTGCTCGGGGTGCAAGTAACAGAGCTAGAAGACGGGTTTTTCATCGGTTGCTCCATGAATCATGCTCTGGTAGACGGGAATTCTTTCTGGCATTTCTTTAATTCTTGGTCTGAAATATCCCGTGGTTTCGAAACTATATCGAAAATCCCCGTTTTCGAACGCTGGTTTCCGGGAAAAATCAATCTCCCAATCCATATTCCTCCATTGGAAAGGCGAAATATGTTCAGTGACTTTGATTCAGATCAATTGCTACAAAGGGTTTTTCATTTTAGCAAAGAGAACATTGCTAAGCTCAAATCAAGGGCCAATGACGAAGCGGGCACGGGAAAAATATCCTCTTTACAAACTCTGTTAGCTCACATATGGCGATCCGTGCTGCGTGGGCGGCGTAACAGCAGCAGCATTAATCAAAACTCCGAGAACCAAAAAATTCACTTCTTCGTACCCGTTGGCACCAGAGAAAGAATACCTCTGCACAATTGTTACTTCGGCAACGCGAGTTATGGGGCAATAATCTCGTCGAATGAGGACCATATCTTTCATCATGGCCTTGGATATACGGCGATTATGTTCCACGAACTGGTAAGTCAACAAACTAAGGAACAAGCGATCAAAAACTTGGAAGATTGGGCGGAAAATCCTACAATACCGAGTAAGCGTCTGAGTAATAATATTTGTGTCGTAAGTAATTCGCCTAGGTACGATGTGTATGGGAATGATTTCGGATGGGGAAAACCAATCGCTGTGAGGAGTGGGATGGGGTTGAAAATTGATGGAAGGATCACAGTTTTCCCGGCAGCAGATCCCGGCAGCATCGATGCGGAAGCTTGCTTGGCGGAGGAAACATTGGAGGCCATGGCGAATGATGCAGAGTTCATGGAAGCTGTTAGCATCTGA
- the LOC140974788 gene encoding GDSL esterase/lipase At1g74460-like has translation MRPVEKMFGMRFEKSVVIFCVISLGYFINGHECKVVQFIFGDSLSDVGNNDNLAKSLARASLPWYGIDFGNGLPNGRFSNGRTVADIIGDQMGLPRPPAFLDPSLNEDVILQNGVNFASGGGGILNETGSLFIQRFGLYKQIELFRGTQELVRAKIGDTEADEFFQEARYVVALGSNDFINNYLMPVYSDSWTYSDDSFNHYLLQTLQDQLTVLHGLGARKLMVFGLGPMGCIPLQRVLSSSSGCQERTNNLALKFNEGAGKVVANLSNHLPNATFKFGDAYDVVNDLISNPNKYGFSNSDSPCCSFGKIRPALTCIPASSLCKDRSKYVFWDEYHPSDGANQLIANELIKKLGFEPVNQTDPSSPSPSGN, from the exons ATGAGACCTGTCGAGAAAATGTTCGGGATGAGATTCGAAAAGTCAGTGGTGATATTTTGCGTGATCAGTCTCGGGTATTTCATCAACGGACATGAGTGTAAGGTAGTGCAGTTTATATTCGGGGATTCCTTATCGGACGTTGGGAACAACGATAACCTCGCCAAGAGTCTAGCTCGAGCTAGCTTGCCTTGGTATGGTATTGATTTCGGCAATGGTTTGCCCAATGGCAGGTTCTCTAATGGCCGAACAGTTGCTGATATAATAG GTGATCAGATGGGGCTTCCAAGGCCTCCAGCATTTCTTGATCCATCTCTAAATGAAGATGTTATACTACAAAATGGAGTGAATTTCGCCTCCGGAGGCGGCGGCATTTTGAATGAAACTGGCTCACTTTTT ATCCAGAGATTCGGGCTATACAAGCAAATAGAACTGTTTCGAGGGACACAAGAACTGGTTAGAGCCAAAATTGGAGACACTGAAGCAGATGAGTTCTTCCAAGAAGCTCGATACGTCGTCGCGTTAGGAAGCAATGATTTCATAAATAACTACTTAATGCCGGTTTACAGCGATTCATGGACTTATTCAGATGATAGCTTCAATCATTATTTGCTGCAAACGCTACAAGACCAACTCACG GTGTTACACGGCTTGGGTGCGCGAAAACTGATGGTTTTCGGGTTAGGTCCAATGGGTTGCATCCCACTTCAAAGGGTATTGAGTTCATCCAGTGGATGTCAAGAAAGAACCAACAATTTGGCTCTAAAGTTCAATGAAGGAGCTGGCAAAGTTGTGGCTAACTTGTCAAACCACCTCCCTAATGCCACCTTCAAGTTCGGAGATGCATATGATGTTGTCAATGATCTAATCAGCAATCCAAACAAATATG GGTTTAGCAACTCGGATTCTCCATGCTGCTCCTTCGGTAAGATTCGACCAGCGCTAACGTGCATCCCGGCATCATCACTGTGCAAAGATCGAAGCAAGTATGTGTTCTGGGACGAGTATCATCCATCGGACGGGGCTAATCAGCTTATTGCAAACGAGTTAATCAAGAAACTTGGATTCGAACCCGTAAATCAGACGGATCCTTCGTCTCCCTCACCATCTGGGAATTGA
- the LOC140975560 gene encoding agamous-like MADS-box protein AGL65 isoform X1: protein MGRVKLKIQRLENLSSRQVTYGKRRAGILKKAQEISVLCDIDIILLMFSPTGKPSIFRGPRSNIDEMIAKYAQLTPKERAKRRLESLESLKRNFKKLDQDVDIEEFLDASTSSIEEMQNRVRMLRDQLTQVHNRLSWWTNPDKIEDVEHLNQMENSLMESLNRIHMQKQENFGKFPLVPFDCTSQFLNGMHFSTTTTSDQHCQTPTWFPEGERQHMMLKNEAHFLSSRDLECSQDASFPSCSSFFGEVKDDNLDSSRQQKNDAQNSITIDDYTSSALLRMPLSEQFPYHPFGNLSFPDVLEAGREASFLPSAMDYQINGNLELPRSVYNSLQHSLVPTSGSFAISMLNETSYLQPPN from the exons ATGGGAAGAGTAAAGTTGAAGATACAGAGATTGGAGAACCTGAGTAGCCGGCAAGTTACCTATGGCAAACGGAGAGCTGGAATACTGAAAAAGGCTCAGGAAATTTCAGTGTTGTGTGACATTGATATTATCCTCCTTATGTTTTCTCCTACAGGAAAGCCATCGATTTTTCGAGGACCACGCAG CAACATTGATGAGATGATTGCAAAATATGCTCAACTTACACCAAAAGAAAGGGCTAAAAG GAGGTTGGAAAGTCTTGAA TCACTGAAAAGAAATTTCAAGAAGCTCGACCAGGATGTTGATATAGAAGAGTTTCTTGATGCAAG TACATCATCAATCGAG GAAATGCAAAACCGAGTGAGGATGCTGCGTGATCAGCTTACTCAAGTACATAATAGATTAAG CTGGTGGACTAATCCAGACAAAATTGAAGACGTTGAACATCTTAATCAGATGGAGAATTCGCTAATGGAATCTCTCAATAGGATTCACATGCAAAAG caggaaaattttgGGAAGTTCCCACTTGTTCCATTTGATTGCACGAGCCAG TTCCTAAATGGGATGCACTTTTCAACTACAACTACTAGTGATCAGCATTGCCAAACGCCGACATGGTTTCCAGAGGGTGAGAGACAACATATGATGCTAAAGAATGAAGCCCATTTCTTGTCTAGTAG AGATTTGGAGTGCTCCCAAGATGCGTCCTTCCCATCTTGTTCTAGTTTCTTTGGTGAGGTGAAAGACGATAATCTTGACAGTTCAAGACAACAGAAAAATGATGCACAGAATAGTATTACTATCGACGATTATACGAGCTCCGCTCTGTTGAGAATGCCTCTCAGTGAACAATTTCCATATCATCCATTTGGAAATTTAAGTTTTCCTGATGTCTTGGAGGCCGGGAGGGAAGCAAGTTTTCTTCCTAGTGCTATGGATTATCAGATAAATGGAAATCTTGAACTCCCGAGATCTGTCTACAACAGTTTGCAACATAGTTTAGTTCCCACTTCTGGTTCATTCGCCATTTCTATGCTTAACGAGACTTCTTATCTTCAG CCCCCAAATTAG
- the LOC140975560 gene encoding agamous-like MADS-box protein AGL65 isoform X2, whose translation MGRVKLKIQRLENLSSRQVTYGKRRAGILKKAQEISVLCDIDIILLMFSPTGKPSIFRGPRSNIDEMIAKYAQLTPKERAKRRLESLESLKRNFKKLDQDVDIEEFLDASTSSIEEMQNRVRMLRDQLTQVHNRLSWWTNPDKIEDVEHLNQMENSLMESLNRIHMQKENFGKFPLVPFDCTSQFLNGMHFSTTTTSDQHCQTPTWFPEGERQHMMLKNEAHFLSSRDLECSQDASFPSCSSFFGEVKDDNLDSSRQQKNDAQNSITIDDYTSSALLRMPLSEQFPYHPFGNLSFPDVLEAGREASFLPSAMDYQINGNLELPRSVYNSLQHSLVPTSGSFAISMLNETSYLQPPN comes from the exons ATGGGAAGAGTAAAGTTGAAGATACAGAGATTGGAGAACCTGAGTAGCCGGCAAGTTACCTATGGCAAACGGAGAGCTGGAATACTGAAAAAGGCTCAGGAAATTTCAGTGTTGTGTGACATTGATATTATCCTCCTTATGTTTTCTCCTACAGGAAAGCCATCGATTTTTCGAGGACCACGCAG CAACATTGATGAGATGATTGCAAAATATGCTCAACTTACACCAAAAGAAAGGGCTAAAAG GAGGTTGGAAAGTCTTGAA TCACTGAAAAGAAATTTCAAGAAGCTCGACCAGGATGTTGATATAGAAGAGTTTCTTGATGCAAG TACATCATCAATCGAG GAAATGCAAAACCGAGTGAGGATGCTGCGTGATCAGCTTACTCAAGTACATAATAGATTAAG CTGGTGGACTAATCCAGACAAAATTGAAGACGTTGAACATCTTAATCAGATGGAGAATTCGCTAATGGAATCTCTCAATAGGATTCACATGCAAAAG gaaaattttgGGAAGTTCCCACTTGTTCCATTTGATTGCACGAGCCAG TTCCTAAATGGGATGCACTTTTCAACTACAACTACTAGTGATCAGCATTGCCAAACGCCGACATGGTTTCCAGAGGGTGAGAGACAACATATGATGCTAAAGAATGAAGCCCATTTCTTGTCTAGTAG AGATTTGGAGTGCTCCCAAGATGCGTCCTTCCCATCTTGTTCTAGTTTCTTTGGTGAGGTGAAAGACGATAATCTTGACAGTTCAAGACAACAGAAAAATGATGCACAGAATAGTATTACTATCGACGATTATACGAGCTCCGCTCTGTTGAGAATGCCTCTCAGTGAACAATTTCCATATCATCCATTTGGAAATTTAAGTTTTCCTGATGTCTTGGAGGCCGGGAGGGAAGCAAGTTTTCTTCCTAGTGCTATGGATTATCAGATAAATGGAAATCTTGAACTCCCGAGATCTGTCTACAACAGTTTGCAACATAGTTTAGTTCCCACTTCTGGTTCATTCGCCATTTCTATGCTTAACGAGACTTCTTATCTTCAG CCCCCAAATTAG
- the LOC140975561 gene encoding chlorophyll a-b binding protein 4, chloroplastic-like has product MAAVTTQASVAGFRPCASKTRFLTGSSGKLNREVSVKQAVSSYRSVKVEAKKGQWLPGLASPSYLNGSLPGDNGFDPLGLAEDPENLRWFVQAELVNGRWAMLGVAGMLLPEVLTSIGIINVPKWYDAGKADYFASSSTLFVIEFILFHYVEIRRWQDIKNPGSVNQDPIFKNYCLPPNEVGYPGGIFNPLNFSPSLEAKEKEIANGRLAMLAFLGFIVQHNVTGKGPFDNLLQHLSDPWHNTIIQTFSN; this is encoded by the exons ATGGCCGCTGTCACCACACAAGCCTCCGTTGCCGGTTTCCGGCCTTGTGCTTCGAAAACCCGATTCCTCACCGGATCATCCGGTAAATTGAACCGGGAAGTCTCCGTGAAACAAGCGGTTTCATCCTACAGATCAGTCAAAGTTGAAGCCAAGAAAGGCCAGTGGCTGCCGGGGCTGGCTTCTCCCTCCTACCTTAACGGCAG TCTTCCAGGTGACAATGGGTTTGATCCATTAGGACTAGCAGAAGACCCGGAGAACTTGAGATGGTTTGTCCAGGCTGAGCTTGTGAATGGCCGATGGGCAATGCTAGGCGTTGCAGGCATGCTGTTGCCTGAAGTTTTAACGTCGATCGGAATCATCAACGTTCCGAAATGGTACGACGCAGGAAAAGCTGATTACTTCGCCTCCTCATCGACCCTCTTCGTCATCGAGTTTATTCTGTTCCACTACGTCGAGATCAGGAGGTGGCAAGACATCAAGAACCCAGGAAGTGTTAACCAAGATCCCATATTTAAGAACTACTGCTTACCTCCCAATGAAGTTGGTTATCCCGGAGGCATTTTCAACCCTTTGAACTTCTCCCCCTCTTTGGAAGCCAAGGAGAAAGAGATAGCCAACG GAAGACTAGCAATGTTGGCATTCTTGGGATTCATTGTGCAGCACAATGTAACTGGAAAAGGGCCATTTGACAACCTGTTGCAGCACCTTTCAGACCCATGGCACAACACCATTATCCAGACATTCTCTAACTGA
- the LOC140975562 gene encoding thioredoxin-like 1-2, chloroplastic: MSCLKGGFSVSGAGEAIFKNRAQGSFRVCSSIGTLQFKESNFNDFWRKALDVSDRKSMSNLTINAPTNYEPINAQPSVCIGKAQRWWENSLQPNMLEINSAQELVDCLSIAGERLVILDFYSPGCGGCKALHPKICQLAEMNPDSIFLQVNFEQHKIMCRILHVHVLPFFRFYRGADGRMCSFSCTNATIKKFKDALAKHGTDRCSLGPAQGLNESELLALASNGLISKSLLPNPTENDNLESLVLEETGAPFALA; encoded by the exons ATGTCTTGCTTGAAGGGTGGGTTTTCTGtttctggggctggtgaagcCATATTCAAGAACAGAGCACAAGGGTCTTTTCGGGTTTGTTCTTCCATTGGAACTCTGCAATTCAAGGAATCTAATTTCAATGATTTTTGGAGGAAGGCCCTTGATGTGTCCGACCGGAAAAGTATGAGCAATTTGACCATTAATGCTCCTACAAATTATGAACCCATCAAT GCTCAACCATCTGTTTGTATCGGCAAAGCTCAGAGATGGTGGGAAAATTCCCTTCAGCCAAACATGCTGGAGATCAACTCTGCACAAGAACTTGTTGATTGTTTGTCAATTGCTGGCGAAAGATTGGTGATACTTGATTTTTATTCCCCTGGTTGTGGAGGCTGCAAAGCTTTGCATCCTAAG ATCTGTCAACTTGCTGAAATGAACCCAGATTCGATATTTCTCCAGGTTAATTTTGAACAACATAAGATCATGTGCCGTATCCTTCATGTTCATGTCTTGCCCTTCTTTAGATTCTATAGAGGTGCAGATGGGAGAATGTGTAGCTTCAGCTGTACCAATGCAACT ATCAAGAAATTCAAAGATGCACTAGCTAAACACGGGACTGATCGTTGCAGTCTCGGTCCGGCTCAAGGTTTAAACGAATCGGAGCTCTTGGCCTTGGCCTCGAATGGTTTGATATCAAAGAGTTTGTTACCAAATCCAACTGAGAACGATAACCTTGAAAGTTTGGTGCTTGAAGAAACCGGTGCACCGTTTGCATTGGCATAG
- the LOC140975006 gene encoding uncharacterized protein, whose product MACRLGDLLWNPFLMFNGDDLPKMQWKDGSKQRLSEEHCFGQFKPCKHHPFTWIILKAVIAVENAVERNDDVPQWLYGFLSKTFFDKCRSHEAQKNDLNRYCITCDAIICKFCIISDKHDEHDLLTIYRHVYQDVVPLDQMNNHINCKRIQPYKCNKKWVVSLTPLPHNGSGALIEGDGACIVCRRKLTEPGRFRFCSIACKLEAYTGGETVTISRRESREGTSSGRAAATTREPQNGSYRRRSRKGVPHRSPSR is encoded by the exons ATGGCTTGTAGGCTTGGTGATCTGCTTTGGAATCCTTTTCTGATGTTCAATGGAGACGATTTGCCTAAAATGCAATGGAAAGATGGATCCAAGCAACGCTTGAGTGAAGAACATTGCTTTGGTCAATTCAAACCTTGTAAACATCATCCCTTTACATGGATTATATTGAAGGCAGTCATCGCG GTCGAGAATGCTGTTGAACGTAACGACGACGTTCCACAATGGCTCTACGGATTTCTATCGAAGACGTTCTTCGATAAATGTCGATCCCATGAAGCCCAAAAGAACGACTTGAACAGGTACTGCATCACTTGCGACGCGATCATTTGCAAGTTCTGCATAATTTCCGACAAGCACGACGAGCACGACTTGCTCACGATCTACCGTCACGTCTACCAAGACGTCGTCCCTCTCGATCAAATGAACAACCATATCAACTGCAAGAGGATCCAG CCatataaatgtaacaaaaaaTGGGTGGTGTCTTTGACTCCACTCCCACACAATGGGTCTGGTGCACTGATTGAAGGGGATGGAGCTTGCATTGTTTGCCGCAGAAAGTTGACCGAGCCCGGACGCTTTCGTTTCTGCTCTATAGCTTGCAAG CTTGAAGCATATACCGGTGGAGAGACTGTTACGATTTCACGTCGTGAGTCTAGAGAGGGAACATCTTCCGGGAGAGCGGCGGCGACGACTAGGGAACCCCAAAATGGAAGTTACCGGAGGCGGAGCAGGAAAGGAGTGCCTCATAGGTCCCCTTCAAGATGA